The DNA segment TATATTATTTAATAATTCTAAACATTCTTTAGAATCATCTATAGCCAATAGATATGCCCTAGAAATCATAGAGTGTACTCTATATGCCTCATGCAGACCTTTTGAATATGTATAACTTTCCTCAGCAATTTCTCGTGCTTTTGAAAATTCACCCATACAGGCAAGACATTTTATATACTCATAAGAATAAAAAGCTTTATATACCCTATCAGATTTTTCCCAAACATCCTTCCAGAAATTAATAGCATTTTCAAAATCTCCAGTAATAAATCTAAAATTAGCTATAGTATTTTCAAAAATTTGTCTATCTATTTCACTAACATCTTTAATTATTTTAATTCCCTGTTCTATAATAATGCTTAAACCTTCAGTTTTATTTTCCAAAATTCTAAAGTGTATCCACAGATTTATGGTGTATATGTGATCTATAGTATTGAAATTTTCTATTTTTTCTATACATGAGAGAGAGAATTGAGTCCAATGCATAGCTTCTTTAAATCTATATGTGGATCCACAATACATAGCAATTAGTCGCGAACACCTGATTATTTCCAATAAATTCTCTTGGTTTTCAGCCATGCTTAATGCTTCAAACGGTATATCACTATCTTCATATACGGATTTTTTTAAGTATGACAGTAAAAATGTTTTAGCTTTCAGAGTATATATACTCCTTCTTGATTGAAAGCATTTTTCTACTTCTTTGGCTATATCCCGCTCAATGATCAAATTCAACACAGCCACAGCCCGAACATCTGGAGCCTCATGCTCCTCCAGGTAGGCCAGCACTTCTTTGCGAATGTCTTCTTTTTTGCCCAGCAAACAGGCCGCTTCGATCCTCCAGCGCATCACCACTTCATCTTCTTTGAGGTGCCTGGGGAGGGATTCCAGCAGCACATGCAAGCGCTCATGGGCTCCAGTCAGCAGGGCTTTGGTTCCTGCCTGCTCGATCACGTCCAGCACCATGGCCTGATAACCCATGACCGCCACTTCCAGGGCGTCCAGATATTTTGCCTTTTTGTAAAGCAATGAAGCCAGCAACCTGGGCTCCAGATCCACTTCAAAGCCAGGGGGGTATTTGAAGCCTTCTGGTGTGGGACGCAGGGGAGCAGGCCGCTGGATCAGTTCGTGCAGGCGAATCCAGTACCTTTCAAAGGTGCCTTTTGTGCTGTCGTAGGCTTCTCTGATCTGGGTCTCAGTGAGTCTGAAAGGCTCCGCCATCAAAGCTGCTTCTGGGCGGGTCAGACGCAAATCTTCTGAAGTGAGGAGTGGCAAGTCACTGAGGCGCTCTTTGCCAATCAGGATGACATGATGGCCTTCCTGTTGCAGTTCCAGCAAAGCTTTTGCAAATTCTGGAGCATGCTGTGTTCCACTGAAAATAAAAGTGTGCTTTCCAAAGAGGGGGGTATAGCGTTTGATGACGGTCAGCACGTAAGGATAATGCATGCCGTGGTCCAGCACCCGCTCTCCAGATGCTTTGTTGAAGGCATCCACCAGTGCATTGGATGTCAGCACAGGATCGTGCGCAATCTGCGAGGTGACTTCAAACCAGACAGGATCTGGCAAGTTGGAGAGCTGGTGGTAAATCAGGTGTTGAATGCCATGTTCAGGACTTCCGACAAATTCAAAACTGGGGTGCTGCCGAAAGTGAAGGCTGTGGGTTTGGTACCAATTTTCGGGATGTTGGGTTTGTAGGTTCATTGTATACATTCCTTAGAAAAGGATGAGGACAGGCACAGATTTGTTAAGGATACCCGAAGTAAACCCAAAAAACTTGTGCCAAGTAAACTCCAGCACCAATCCAGAAGCAAATTTCTTCTCTGGCAAACAGATTCTAAATTGCTAAGGACAATCCCCTATTGCAAGCCCATCACTGCATGTGTCACCCAGAACAACAACACAGCCACCGTCACGGTCACAAAAGCAACGGGTGTCCCATATTTCATGAACCCAAAAAAGGTGATCTTGTACCCTTCGCGGTCTGCCAGGTCTGCAGAAACAATGTTGGCACTGGCTCCAATCAGGGTCAGGTTGCCGCCCAGGCACGCCCCCAGGGACAATGCCCACCACAAAGGGTCCATTGCGGGTCCCAGGGTGGTCTGCATGTCTTTCAGCACCTTGGCCATGCTGATGGTGAAAGGGATGTTGTCCACAAAGCCTGAAATCAGGGCACTGGAGAACCCCAGCACCAGAATCCCCTGCTTGATGTCCTGCCCGATCAAGACCTGAAGGTGGTCTGCAATGATGGCAAAGACCCCGGTGTGCTCCAGACCTCCAATTACCACAAAAAGGCCCATGAAGAAAATCAGGGTGGTCCATTCCACTTTTTCCATGATCCAGGCAGCAGAAAGACCCGTCAGCAGGGCCAGGATGGTGCTGGTCAGCAGGGCAATCACTCCCGCTTCCAGACCCAACGGTCTTGCCAGCACGAAAAGCACGATGGTGAGGGCAAAGACCACCAGGGCTTTGCGCATAAGGGGGTAATCAAACTGGCCCTGGCTGCTGGCGTGCAGGATCTGCTGCAGTTCTTCTGGGGTCACTTTTGCTTTCAGGTCTCCTGCACGGCGCATCAGGAATTGCATCAGCATCAGTCCCAGCAAAAAGGCCACGGAAGCATAAGGGGCCACCTCGATCAGAAAATCATTGAAGCCCTTGTTCGCAATCGACCCAATGATGATGTTGGGCGGGTCTCCAATCAGGGTGAGGGTGCCTCCGGTGTTGGAAGCAATCACCAGTGCAATCACAAAAGGAATGGGGTTCAGTTTGAGTTGTTTTGTCACCCGGATCATCACGGGCACCATGAACAGCACGGTGGTCACGTTGTCCAGAAACGCCGAAAACAGAGCCGTCAGCAAAGAGAACACCCACAGAATGCGGGTGAGATCCCCTCTGGTGAAAATCACAGCCCGGTCTGCCACCAGCTGAAAAAAGCCTGAATGGCTGAGGATGGTGACGATGTTCATCATGCCAAACAGCAGAAAAATGGTGTTGAAGTCAATACTGCTCCAGGCCTGCTTTGAGGTGAGGATCCCCAGCGCCATCATCACCGAGGCCCCCAGCAAGGCAGCCATGGTGCGGTGGATGTATTTTTCCAGCACGATCAGGACGTAGGTGCCCACAAAGAGCGCAATGGCCCAGCCCATCAGGGCATTCTGGGAAAGGTGCAAGCCAAGGGTCTGCAGAAGTCCACCCGTTTCAGTTGGGTCCATAAGGCATTTAAACACACTGCTGTGACCCAGTTGAACCAGAGAGGGTGGCAGGTGCAGGACATCTGAAAAACTGCTCGAAAGTAGGATTTGCAAACATTTTCCAGAATGACAAAGTTTATGAAAGCAGAAATGCCAATATCGAGGGTTTTATCAAGCAAAATGCCTTTTTCGAATTAAATTTTGACTTGGAGGATGGGGTGCATTCGGGAGTATCATGCTGTTATAACTCACATCCTGCACGCAAGAAGCCCTAAGATGGTGAAGGACAGTCGTTCCTTTCTGGAGGTTTGCATGTTTGAAGCATTCACCAACCAGCCCATCCGTTTGATCGGAGAGGATGGATCCCGCACCCAGCCGTTTGAGCTGGATCTGGGTGTGGATGAACTTTTACAGATCCACCGGGACATGATCCGTTCCCGGGTGTGCGATGAACGCCTCATTCCCATTCTGCGTCAGGGCAAGACCAGCTTTTATGCCCAGTCCACAGGCATGGAGGCCACCCAGATTGGCATTGCCTGGGGCACCCGCAAGAAGCATGACTGGTACTGGCCTTATTACCGCGACAATGGCCTGATCCTGACCCTGGGGATGCCTTTGAAGCGCTGGATCTCCCAGCTGCTGGGCAGCAACGATGACGTGTGCAAGGGCCGCCAGATGCCCCAGCACTTCTCGGATCCAGAGAACCACATTGCCAGCATCTGCAGCGCCATTGGCAGCCACATTGCTCCTGCAGCAGGCACCGCCATTGCACAGAAATACCTTGGCACCGATGAGATCACCATCTGCACTTTCGGGGAAGGGGCCACCAGCGAGGGCGACTGGCACGCAGGCGTGAACATGGCCTCTGCCAACAAGGCCCCCTGCCTGTTCATCTGCGAGAACAACCAGTACGCCATCAGCCTGAACGTCAGGGACCAGACCAACAGCAAGAACATTGCGGTCAAGGGCCACGCTTACGGCATCCCTGGTTTTTACGTGGATGGTCAGGACGTGCTGGCCGTGCGCGCAGTGGTCAAACAGGCCGCAGAGTACATCCGGGCTGGAAACGGCTCTGTACTGATCGAGTGCCTGACCTACCGCATCGGGACGCACTCCAGTTCCGACGATGATTCCCGTTACCGCAGCAAGGAAGAAGTGGAGTCCTGGAGGGCGCAGGACCCCCTGGTGCGCTTTGAACGCTTTCTGGAAAAAGAGGGCATTCTTCCAGCCCGTGAAGAAATCGAGGCGTATTATGGGAGTGTGCTTGCCGAATTCGAGGAGGCCCTGAGCACCTCCGATGCCTCGGGCTACCCCACCTGGGAAATCCTGTTCGATGATGTGTACAGCGACCTCCCGGACCACCTTGCACAGCAGGCCATCTACGTCAGGGAGGAGAACCTATGACCATGCAAAGTCCCGAAAAACCTTCATCCTCTCCCATTCGCAAACCGCTCAACCTGATCCAGGCCATCAATGAGGCTTTAAGGGAAGAGCTCTTGCGAGACCAGAGCGTGCTGGTGTTTGGGGAGGATGTGGCAAAGCGGGGTGGGGTCTTCCTGGCCACCGAGGGTCTGCAGTCCGAATTCGGCAAGAAACGGGTCTTTGACACCCCCCTCTCTGAAGCGTCGATTGTGGGTGCTGCAGTGGGGATGTGCGTCCGGGGCCTCCGCCCGGTGGCCGAAATCCAGTTTGCAGATTACCTGTACCCTGGTTTCGACCAGATCGTGTCGCAGGCGGCCAAAATCCGGTACCGCAGTGGGGGCGGTTTTTACTGCCCGATGGTGATTCGCACCCCATCCGGCGGTGGTGTGCGCGGCGGAAACCACCACTCCCAGAGCCCAGAGTCCTACTTCACCCACACACCGGGCCTCAAAGTGGTGATGCCTTCCACGCCTTACGATGCCAAGGGCCTTTTAAAAGAAGCCATCCGTCTGGACGATCCGGTGATGTTCTTTGAACCCAAACGCCTCTACCGTTCTTTCAAAGAAGATGTGCCTTTAGACGATTACACCATCCCCTTTGGCAAAGCTGCAACGCGCATGGAAGGCAGCGACATCACCCTGATTGGGTACGGTGGTGTGATGCCCGATGTGATCAAAGCTGCAGAGGCCCTCAAAGCCGAAGGCATCCATCCTGAAGTCCTGGATCTGCGCACCCTGATCCCCTGGGACCGGGAAGCTGTGCTGTCCAGCGTGGCCAAAACCGGACGGGTGGTCCTGATCTCCGAGGCCCCCAGAACCTCCAACTTCATGGGAGAGGTGGCTTACGTGATTCAGGAAGAGCTCTTCGACCAGATGCTGGCTCCGGTGGTGCAGGTGGCCGGGTTTGACACCCCCTACCCTTACGCGCTGGACAAGGTTTACCTGCCCGGACCGAACCGGATCCTGCGTGCTGCTGCAAAATCTCTGGGTTACTGAGGCCTCCATGACCTGCAGATGTTGCATGCGCACCACAAAGTGTTGGAAGCTGTAACCGTGCCACGCTTTGTCATCAGCATTCTGGGTCTGCTCATTGGAGTCTCTGTTTTCAATCTTTCCAACCGTCTCGCCGCCCCCTGGAACGAACTCGGTGCAGTGGTGCTTTATGCGCTGCTGGCCGTGGGTGCCTGGTTTTACGGCAAGGACGACAAATTTGTTCGTGGAGTGGCCATTGCCATCGGGATCTGGGCACTCATTCGACTGGTGCTTGCACTCATGTGAGGGAAAACATGTCAAAAGAAATCCGTCTGCCTGAACTGGCCGAATCGGTGGTGGAAGGCGAAATCCTCCGCTGGATGGTCGAGGTCGGGGAAAAAATAGAAAAAGACCAGCCCTACATCGAGGTCATGACCGACAAGGTGACCGTGGAACTGCCCAGTCCCATCTCCGGGGTGCTGCAAAGCCAGCTGGTCAAGGTGGGAGACATCGTGCCCGTGCATGCCCCCATTGCCATCATTGCCGAGGAGGGCGAGGACACCTCTGCCCAGCCTGTCGCCACACCTGCCCAGGTGGATTCTTTGCAGGAGCACAAAGAGGACACGGGCGATGAACTGAGTTTGTTTAAAGCCTTCGGGGAAGCAGAAAAAGTCAAGATGCCCGATTCCATCCGCCAGCCTTCTGCTGCCCTGAAGCAAAACGAGGCCCAGAAATCTGTTCCCCAGACCTCCGTGCATGGTCGGGCACTGGCCGTTCCTGCTGCCCGCCAGCTGGCCCGCGAACTGGAGCTGGACATCAACGAGGTCAAAGGCAGCGGTCCCAATGGCCGCATCCGGGTCATTGATGTGCACAAGCATGCCGAAAGCCTGAAGCCTGCCACCGGAGGTGGAGCCCCCTCCCATTTCCCCTCCCCCGTGCAATACCGCACCCCCAGAGGCTACGAGGACCGCGAAACCCGTGTACCCCTCAGGGGTCTGCGCCGCGCCATCAGCCAGCAGATGCAGGCTTCCCACCTTTACACCGTGCGCACCCTCACCGTGGACGAGACCAACCTGACCAGCCTGGTCCAGCTGCGGGAAAAACTCAAACCCCACCTGGAAAAAGACGGGGTGAAGCTCAGCTACCTGCCGTTCATCTTCAAGGCCATTGTGGCTGCCCTGAAGAAGTTCCCCAGCCTGAACACCTCCTTCGATGAGGCCAGACAGGAAATCGTGCAGAAGCATTACTACAACATGGGAATGGCCGTTTCCACGGATGCAGGTCTGGTGGTCCCCGTGATCCGGGATGTTGACAAAAAGACCGTGCTGGAAATGGCCCAGGAAATCCAGGAGGTGGCAGAGCAGGCCCGCAGCGGGAAGCTCTCGCCGGACCGCATGGCAGGCAGCACCTTCTCCATCACCAACATCGGATCCATCGGGGCACTGTTCAGCTTCCCCATCATCAACGTGCCAGATGCTGCCATCATGGGCATCCACACCATCCAGAAGCGTCCCATCGTGAATGCACAGGATGAAATCGTGGTGGCCCACATGATGTACCTGTCTTTAAGCTTCGATCACCGTCTGGTGGATGGTGCAGAAGCTGCCCGTTTCTGCAAAGAGGTCATCCGTTTGCTGGAAACCCCTGAATTGCTGGTGCTGAACGCTTAGGTTTGTTTGAGGGCGAGGCATGCCTCGCCCCTACACAGGCGTTTTAGCGCACTGGGGCAAAGATCCCCCTGCTTCTCGTATTTGCTCGAAGCTGTCCCTCTTAACGAAGGGGGATTTTTGTTCGTCTGAGCAGGCTTTCATGTTGGTCGTCCACCAACCCCCCTTCGTTAAGGGGGGACAGTCCTGAGCAAAGCGAAGGACAGGGAGGATCTGACCCCCAGCAATCTCAAACGCCCCCGACCATCCTCATCCCACATAGAAGCCACAGGGGGATCTGACCCCCAGCAATCTCAAACGCCAGCCCCAGAAGGCTCACATGGCCAGGAGTCGCAACCTTTCCAGCCTCCTGCTTTGCTGCACATCTCCAGAACCTTCCCCAGCAGGCCTGTTTCTTCGCCTTTTCTCCAGGCCATGCCCATCTGCATGGGTTCAAAACCCTCCAGGTCTCTGGCGACCAGGGTTTCAGGAAGTCCGTCTGCAATGATGTAGGTGGTGACCACCCACAATCCCACCCCGAGTTCCACCATGTTCTCTCCGGCTTCCACCTGGGCGGTTTCGTAAACCACGCTGGGTTCAATGCCCGCTTTGCGCAGGCGGGCGATCACCTGTTCATACAGCAGGGAGTTCATGGACCGGGAGAACATGATCAGGGGTTCTGTTTCCAGCGCAGACAGGGGGATCTTCTCCAGTTTTGCCAGGGGGTGCTGGGCAGGCACCACCAGTTGCCATCTGGCCCGTCCCATGTTCTGGTTTTCGATGTCCTCTCCTTCCATGGGCAAAACCCCGAAGCCCACATCAATGGTGCGGTTTTCCAGGGCCTGTCCAATCTGGTAGTGGGGGATTTCACGGCGTTCCAGACGGATTTCGGGGTGCTCCTTCAGCAGGGCTGTAACGATGGGTCCCACCACCGATTGAAACGCATATTCCACATAGCCCAGGGTGATGCGGGGGATGCCGTCGGCTTTGCGGGCTTCTTTGATGGCACGGTCTGCTTCCTGCAGGGTGCGTCTGGCTCCATCCAGAAACACCCGTCCGGCATCCGTCAGGCGCACTTTGCGCTGGGTGCGTTCCAGCAGGGTCACGCCCAGGATCTCTTCAAGGGCTTTGATCTGCTGGCTCAAAGCAGGCTGGGTCAGGAACACCCGTTCTGCTGCACGGGTGAAATTCAGTTCTTCTGCCACAGCCACAAAATAACGCAAGTGCCGGAGTTCCAGGGATTGAGCCATAAGTCAAGCTTATCAAAATTGGCACCATAAAGTATTGGATTTTATCAATCAAAACCTCCATACTGTTTTCAGAGCAAGAAGGACCCCATGACACAGACCCTTCAAACCCCATCCCTGTCCCAGAATCAAATCCAGATCAGACTGACTTTTTTGCGCTGGCTTGCCATTTACCCCACCATCACCCTGGTTCTTGAACTGACTGGCCCTTATGTTTTTGGCAAGCTCCCCACCTTCCTGACCGCCCTGATTGCCACACTGCTGGTGGTCCCCACCGTGCATTACCTGCTGATTCCGCTGTTCAGAACCCTCTTCCAGAACTGGGTGACCATTCCACAGTTACCCCAGAAAGCCCATCATAAAATGGCTTTTGTGCTCTGGCTTGGCACCTATCCGGTCATCACTGCGCTGCTTTACCTGCTGCTGCCTGTGCTCTTCGGGCATGTGGCCCTGCCCGTGGTGACCCTGATCATCACCCTGATTGCGGTGCCCCTGGTCAATTTTCAGGTGGTTCCCAGACTGGTGAAAGGCATGAAAAACTGGATTTTTGCAAAATAAAACCACAATCAAGAATCCCCTTCTGAACCCAGAAGGGGATTCTTTGTTTTCAGAATTTTGTTTTCAGATCCAGCTGTTGACAGGTTTCTTCTGCTGCAAAATGCCCGCTGCATTCTCCGAGGCCTGACGCACCAGAATGCCCATCTTGTGGGGGCTGGCCTCCACATCCATGCTGAGGTCGAGGTCTCCCACCGCTTCACTGCAGGCTGGACCAATCGAAGCAATCACCATGCGCCTCAGGGATTGCCGCAAATCAAATTCCAGCCCCATGTCCCGCGCACACTTTAAAAAATGCACGATCTGGGTGCCACTGGACAGCAGCAGCACATCAAATTCTCCCCGGATGCAGCCTTTGACGGCTTCCTGCAAAGGGGTGGGGTCTTCGGGCAGGGCACAGCGGTACACCGGAATGCTCTGCACGGTGGCCCCCTGTTCTTTCAGGCTGTCCATCAGGACCAGGGGGGTGGGTTCCCCGAATTCCAGAATGCTGATGAAGGCGTCCTGCAAACTGATGCTGTGCAGGAAATCCTGCACCTCCCTCCAGGTGTGGGGTTTTTTCACCATGATGCCCGACAGTCCAAATTCTTTGAGGGCTTTGAGGGGCTTGTTGCCCCGGATCACGATGTTGACGTTCTTCAGGGCCTTTAAAGCCTCGGGGTAGCATTTGACCACATCGCGCAGGAACATGCGGGTGCCCACCCCGGTCATGCAGACCAGGTAATCCACATTTCCGGCTTCCAGGCGTTCCACAAAGCGCATCAGTTCGGTGTTGGTGTCCAGTGCCACTTCACGCAGGCTGGGGACCACGGTGGCCACCCCCTCGTATTTTTCGATCAGGGTGGTCATTTCTTCGCGTCTGCGGGTCTCCAGAGACAGCACTTTCAGTCCATCAAACCAGGCCATGTTTTTTCTCCTTAATACACATCTCTGAGGTACCGCTTCTGCTGCCCGAGGGTCTTGAGGTAGTCTCTGGCGTTGTCTTCCGACAGGCCGCCTTCCTGAATCAGGATCTGCTGCAGGGTGGTGTCCACATCTTTTGCCATGCGGCTGGCATCTCCACAGATGTAGATGTGTGCGCCGTCCTGCATCCAGCGGAAAAGCTCTTTGGATTGCTGCAGCATGCGGTGCTGTACGTAGATCTTGTCTTTCTGGTCCCGCGAGAATGCGGTGTCCAGTTTGTGCAGGATGCCGCGCTGTTGCAGGGTCAGCAGTTCTTCGTGGTACAGGAAGTCGGTGTTCTGCTTCTGCTCGCCAAAGAACAGCCAGTTTTTCCCGGTGGCTCCACTGGCCTGGCGGTCATGCAAGAACGCGCGGAAAGGCGCAACCCCGGTGCCAGGGCCAATCATGATCACAGGTGCAGCCTGGTCTTTGGGCAGTTTGAAGGTGGCGTTCTTCTGGATGAAGAGGGGCACAGAGCTGACCTGGGCACGGTCTGCCAGGAACCCGGAAGCCACCCCTTTGCGGGTTTTGCCGCTCCCGGCATAACGCACCACCGACACCGTGAGGGACACCCGGTTGGGGTCCATTCTGGGGCTGGAGGAAATGCTGTACAGGCGGGGCTGCAACGGGCGCAGCAGGGAGGTGAGTTCGCTGGCGGTGAATTTGCTGGGAAACAGGGCC comes from the Deinococcus roseus genome and includes:
- a CDS encoding sodium:proton antiporter, which gives rise to MDPTETGGLLQTLGLHLSQNALMGWAIALFVGTYVLIVLEKYIHRTMAALLGASVMMALGILTSKQAWSSIDFNTIFLLFGMMNIVTILSHSGFFQLVADRAVIFTRGDLTRILWVFSLLTALFSAFLDNVTTVLFMVPVMIRVTKQLKLNPIPFVIALVIASNTGGTLTLIGDPPNIIIGSIANKGFNDFLIEVAPYASVAFLLGLMLMQFLMRRAGDLKAKVTPEELQQILHASSQGQFDYPLMRKALVVFALTIVLFVLARPLGLEAGVIALLTSTILALLTGLSAAWIMEKVEWTTLIFFMGLFVVIGGLEHTGVFAIIADHLQVLIGQDIKQGILVLGFSSALISGFVDNIPFTISMAKVLKDMQTTLGPAMDPLWWALSLGACLGGNLTLIGASANIVSADLADREGYKITFFGFMKYGTPVAFVTVTVAVLLFWVTHAVMGLQ
- a CDS encoding thiamine pyrophosphate-dependent dehydrogenase E1 component subunit alpha, encoding MFEAFTNQPIRLIGEDGSRTQPFELDLGVDELLQIHRDMIRSRVCDERLIPILRQGKTSFYAQSTGMEATQIGIAWGTRKKHDWYWPYYRDNGLILTLGMPLKRWISQLLGSNDDVCKGRQMPQHFSDPENHIASICSAIGSHIAPAAGTAIAQKYLGTDEITICTFGEGATSEGDWHAGVNMASANKAPCLFICENNQYAISLNVRDQTNSKNIAVKGHAYGIPGFYVDGQDVLAVRAVVKQAAEYIRAGNGSVLIECLTYRIGTHSSSDDDSRYRSKEEVESWRAQDPLVRFERFLEKEGILPAREEIEAYYGSVLAEFEEALSTSDASGYPTWEILFDDVYSDLPDHLAQQAIYVREENL
- a CDS encoding alpha-ketoacid dehydrogenase subunit beta, with the protein product MTMQSPEKPSSSPIRKPLNLIQAINEALREELLRDQSVLVFGEDVAKRGGVFLATEGLQSEFGKKRVFDTPLSEASIVGAAVGMCVRGLRPVAEIQFADYLYPGFDQIVSQAAKIRYRSGGGFYCPMVIRTPSGGGVRGGNHHSQSPESYFTHTPGLKVVMPSTPYDAKGLLKEAIRLDDPVMFFEPKRLYRSFKEDVPLDDYTIPFGKAATRMEGSDITLIGYGGVMPDVIKAAEALKAEGIHPEVLDLRTLIPWDREAVLSSVAKTGRVVLISEAPRTSNFMGEVAYVIQEELFDQMLAPVVQVAGFDTPYPYALDKVYLPGPNRILRAAAKSLGY
- a CDS encoding dihydrolipoamide acetyltransferase family protein; its protein translation is MSKEIRLPELAESVVEGEILRWMVEVGEKIEKDQPYIEVMTDKVTVELPSPISGVLQSQLVKVGDIVPVHAPIAIIAEEGEDTSAQPVATPAQVDSLQEHKEDTGDELSLFKAFGEAEKVKMPDSIRQPSAALKQNEAQKSVPQTSVHGRALAVPAARQLARELELDINEVKGSGPNGRIRVIDVHKHAESLKPATGGGAPSHFPSPVQYRTPRGYEDRETRVPLRGLRRAISQQMQASHLYTVRTLTVDETNLTSLVQLREKLKPHLEKDGVKLSYLPFIFKAIVAALKKFPSLNTSFDEARQEIVQKHYYNMGMAVSTDAGLVVPVIRDVDKKTVLEMAQEIQEVAEQARSGKLSPDRMAGSTFSITNIGSIGALFSFPIINVPDAAIMGIHTIQKRPIVNAQDEIVVAHMMYLSLSFDHRLVDGAEAARFCKEVIRLLETPELLVLNA
- a CDS encoding LysR substrate-binding domain-containing protein, producing MAQSLELRHLRYFVAVAEELNFTRAAERVFLTQPALSQQIKALEEILGVTLLERTQRKVRLTDAGRVFLDGARRTLQEADRAIKEARKADGIPRITLGYVEYAFQSVVGPIVTALLKEHPEIRLERREIPHYQIGQALENRTIDVGFGVLPMEGEDIENQNMGRARWQLVVPAQHPLAKLEKIPLSALETEPLIMFSRSMNSLLYEQVIARLRKAGIEPSVVYETAQVEAGENMVELGVGLWVVTTYIIADGLPETLVARDLEGFEPMQMGMAWRKGEETGLLGKVLEMCSKAGGWKGCDSWPCEPSGAGV
- a CDS encoding uroporphyrinogen-III synthase gives rise to the protein MAWFDGLKVLSLETRRREEMTTLIEKYEGVATVVPSLREVALDTNTELMRFVERLEAGNVDYLVCMTGVGTRMFLRDVVKCYPEALKALKNVNIVIRGNKPLKALKEFGLSGIMVKKPHTWREVQDFLHSISLQDAFISILEFGEPTPLVLMDSLKEQGATVQSIPVYRCALPEDPTPLQEAVKGCIRGEFDVLLLSSGTQIVHFLKCARDMGLEFDLRQSLRRMVIASIGPACSEAVGDLDLSMDVEASPHKMGILVRQASENAAGILQQKKPVNSWI